A part of Sugiyamaella lignohabitans strain CBS 10342 chromosome D, complete sequence genomic DNA contains:
- the SLD5 gene encoding Sld5p (Subunit of the GINS complex (Sld5p, Psf1p, Psf2p, Psf3p); complex is localized to DNA replication origins and implicated in assembly of the DNA replication machinery; GO_component: GO:0031261 - DNA replication preinitiation complex [Evidence IGI,IMP] [PMID 12730134]; GO_component: GO:0000811 - GINS complex [Evidence IPI] [PMID 12730134]; GO_component: GO:0000811 - GINS complex [Evidence IPI] [PMID 12768207]; GO_component: GO:0005634 - nucleus [Evidence IEA,IEA]; GO_component: GO:0031298 - replication fork protection complex [Evidence IDA] [PMID 16531994]; GO_function: GO:0003674 - molecular_function [Evidence ND]; GO_process: GO:0006260 - DNA replication [Evidence IEA]; GO_process: GO:0006261 - DNA-dependent DNA replication [Evidence IMP] [PMID 12730134]; GO_process: GO:0006261 - DNA-dependent DNA replication [Evidence IMP] [PMID 12768207]; GO_process: GO:0000727 - double-strand break repair via break-induced replication [Evidence IMP] [PMID 20516198]), with product MNDTTDIDDIINNLRDDDISNLHSGIEIQSSLDDSFQQTDLTDLKKAWLAERMSPDILAFQTSLIDRLMDRIRIQAAYIEENSMADFHNSGDIKMKLLIVESELERIKFLVRGYLRTRLSKIDKYTIYIIQSGENQQEGNADQFDLRLLLSPQEIQYMERHHRILLNLYNTQFLSALPAQLQRLDDSSGGISMVEEPDLDKPVFIRVLETVERPIRVGLDEITLEKGNIYVLRYSAISKYLIGGEVELI from the coding sequence ATGAATGACACAACCgatattgatgatatcatcaacaatttgcgtgatgatgatatcagtaaCTTACATAGTGGAATCGAAATTCAGTCTTCTTTAGACGATTCTTTTCAACAGACCGATCTAACTGATCTGAAAAAAGCGTGGTTAGCTGAAAGGATGTCTCCTGATATACTAGCATTTCAAACATCATTAATTGATAGATTGATGGACCGAATTCGAATACAAGCAGCTTATATAGAAGAGAACTCAATGGCAGACTTTCACAACTCCGGGGATATCAAAATGAAACTTCTAATAGTAGAGTCCGAACTGGAACGAATAAAATTCTTGGTACGAGGTTATCTACGGACCCGGCTCAGCAAGATTGACAAGTACACAATATACATTATACAAAGTGGTGAAAATCAACAAGAAGGAAATGCTGACCAATTTGACCTACGTCTGTTATTATCGCCTCAAGAAATTCAGTACATGGAGCGACACCATCGCATATTACTTAATCTCTACAATACCCAGTTTTTATCTGCATTACCTGCACAATTGCAGCGACTTGACGATAGTTCAGGTGGTATATCGATGGTGGAGGAACCTGATTTGGATAAGCCAGTATTTATCAGAGTACTTGAAACAGTCGAGAGACCAATTCGAGTAGGACTCGATGAAATCACTTTAGAAAAAGGTAATATCTATGTTCTTCGTTACAGTGCGATATCGAAGTATCTAATCGGTGGAGAGGTGGAACTTATCTAA
- the GAL7 gene encoding UDP-glucose:hexose-1-phosphate uridylyltransferase (Galactose-1-phosphate uridyl transferase; synthesizes glucose-1-phosphate and UDP-galactose from UDP-D-glucose and alpha-D-galactose-1-phosphate in the second step of galactose catabolism; GO_component: GO:0005737 - cytoplasm [Evidence IDA] [PMID 10993714]; GO_function: GO:0008108 - UDP-glucose:hexose-1-phosphate uridylyltransferase activity [Evidence IEA,IEA]; GO_function: GO:0008108 - UDP-glucose:hexose-1-phosphate uridylyltransferase activity [Evidence IMP] [PMID 14158615]; GO_function: GO:0008108 - UDP-glucose:hexose-1-phosphate uridylyltransferase activity [Evidence IDA] [PMID 387754]; GO_function: GO:0003824 - catalytic activity [Evidence IEA]; GO_function: GO:0046872 - metal ion binding [Evidence IEA]; GO_function: GO:0016779 - nucleotidyltransferase activity [Evidence IEA]; GO_function: GO:0016740 - transferase activity [Evidence IEA]; GO_function: GO:0008270 - zinc ion binding [Evidence IEA]; GO_process: GO:0005975 - carbohydrate metabolic process [Evidence IEA]; GO_process: GO:0033499 - galactose catabolic process via UDP-galactose [Evidence IMP] [PMID 14158615]; GO_process: GO:0033499 - galactose catabolic process via UDP-galactose [Evidence IDA] [PMID 387754]; GO_process: GO:0006012 - galactose metabolic process [Evidence IEA,IEA,IEA]): MQWSEAHRRYNPLRKSWVLCSPHRTQRPWQGQQEKPQVEKRPEYDEKCYLCPGNTRAQGQANPKYEETFVFVNDFSAVKPRDTLPQADGSSAEESEEDELFRAEQATGKCVVICFNPRHDITLAQMTYPQVSGVINAWKKVYTDAVNNPEVRYCQIFENKGAAMGCSNPHPHGQAWTTNIIPEEPDIEHACLAEYAHNHNGKGLLEDYVAKELAILAKAESSGNHAQNRFVDVNDSFIAVIPFWATWPFEVLVVSRRKIGNITQLTEKEQTDFAHILRNVALRYDNLFQTSFPYSMGIHQSFAEPNIDPKSEPEHLHVHFYPPLLRSATVRKFLVGFEMLGMPQRDVTPESAAAQLRAVDGNATVFV; this comes from the exons ATGCAGTGGTCAGAAGCTCATCGTAGATACAATCCATTGAGAAAATCGTGGGTTTTGTGCTCGCCTCACCGTACTCAAAGACCTTGGCAAGGTCAACAAGAGAAACCCCAGGTTGAAAAGCGTCCTGAGTATGACGAGAAGTGCTATCTTTGTCCTGGAAATACCCGTGCTCAAGGCCAAGCCAATCCTAAATATGAAGAGACTTTTGTGTTTGTAAATGATTTTTCTGCTGTCAAGCCAAGAGATACTCTTCCCCAAGCAGATGGCTCTAGTGCTGAGGAgagtgaagaagacgaacTATTCAGAGCAGAGCAGGCTACTGGTAAATGTGTAGTCATCTGTTTCAATCCTCGTCATGATATCACTTTGGCTCAAATGACATATCCTCAAGTAAGCGGGGTTATTAATGCTTGGAAGAAGGTTTACACTGATGCAGTCAACAATCCTGAAGTCAGATATTGTCAGATCTTTGAAAACAAGGGTGCTGCTATGGGATGTTCTAACCCGCATCCTCACGGTCAAGCCTGGACAACCAATATTATTCCTGAAGAACCTGATATTGAACATGCTTGTCTTGCTGAATATGCACACAACCACAATGGCAAGGGATTGCTTGAAGACTATGTTGCTAAGGAGCTAGCTATTCTCGCCAAGGCCGAGTCTTCTGGAAATCACGCCCAAAACAGGTTTGTTGATGTTAATGACTCTTTCATTGCAGTTATTCCATTCTGGGCTACTTGGCCATTTGAAGTTCTGGTCGTTAGTCGCCGAAAAATTGGCAACATTACTCAATTgacagaaaaagaacaaactGATTTTGCTCACATTCTGCGAAACGTCGCTTTGCGTTATGATAATTTATTCCAAACTTCATTCCCATACTCAATGGGTATCCACCAGTCATTTGCTGAGCCCAATATCGACCCCAAGTCGGAACCTGAGCATTTGCATGTCCATTTCTaccctcctcttcttcgtaGTGCCACTGTTCGTAAGtttttggttggttttgAAATGCTTGGTATGCCTCAAAGAGATGTTACTCCTGAATCTGCTGCCGCTCAACTTCGAGCTGTCGATGGTAAC GCTACTGTGTTTGT GTAA
- the YKU80 gene encoding Yku80p (Subunit of the telomeric Ku complex (Yku70p-Yku80p); involved in telomere length maintenance, structure and telomere position effect; required for localization of telomerase ribonucleoprotein via interaction with the TLC1 guide RNA; relocates to sites of double-strand cleavage to promote nonhomologous end joining during DSB repair; GO_component: GO:0043564 - Ku70:Ku80 complex [Evidence IEA]; GO_component: GO:0043564 - Ku70:Ku80 complex [Evidence IDA] [PMID 8754818]; GO_component: GO:0005694 - chromosome [Evidence IEA]; GO_component: GO:0000781 - chromosome, telomeric region [Evidence IEA,IEA]; GO_component: GO:0000790 - nuclear chromatin [Evidence TAS] [PMID 10367891]; GO_component: GO:0005724 - nuclear telomeric heterochromatin [Evidence TAS] [PMID 12080091]; GO_component: GO:0005634 - nucleus [Evidence IEA,IEA,IEA]; GO_function: GO:0005524 - ATP binding [Evidence IEA]; GO_function: GO:0004003 - ATP-dependent DNA helicase activity [Evidence IEA]; GO_function: GO:0003677 - DNA binding [Evidence IEA,IEA]; GO_function: GO:0003677 - DNA binding [Evidence IDA] [PMID 16166630]; GO_function: GO:0003723 - RNA binding [Evidence IDA] [PMID 12975323]; GO_function: GO:0003684 - damaged DNA binding [Evidence IEA]; GO_function: GO:0003684 - damaged DNA binding [Evidence TAS] [PMID 10367891]; GO_function: GO:0004386 - helicase activity [Evidence IEA]; GO_function: GO:0016787 - hydrolase activity [Evidence IEA]; GO_function: GO:0000166 - nucleotide binding [Evidence IEA]; GO_function: GO:0042162 - telomeric DNA binding [Evidence IEA]; GO_function: GO:0042162 - telomeric DNA binding [Evidence IDA] [PMID 17656141]; GO_process: GO:0032508 - DNA duplex unwinding [Evidence IEA]; GO_process: GO:0006310 - DNA recombination [Evidence IEA,IEA]; GO_process: GO:0006281 - DNA repair [Evidence IEA]; GO_process: GO:0006974 - cellular response to DNA damage stimulus [Evidence IEA]; GO_process: GO:0006333 - chromatin assembly or disassembly [Evidence IDA] [PMID 11553718]; GO_process: GO:0006342 - chromatin silencing [Evidence IDA,IMP] [PMID 9501103]; GO_process: GO:0007535 - donor selection [Evidence IDA,IMP] [PMID 16166630]; GO_process: GO:0007535 - donor selection [Evidence IGI,IMP] [PMID 16809780]; GO_process: GO:0000724 - double-strand break repair via homologous recombination [Evidence IMP] [PMID 11016833]; GO_process: GO:0006303 - double-strand break repair via nonhomologous end joining [Evidence IEA]; GO_process: GO:0034502 - protein localization to chromosome [Evidence IGI] [PMID 18716325]; GO_process: GO:0000723 - telomere maintenance [Evidence IEA]; GO_process: GO:0000723 - telomere maintenance [Evidence IMP] [PMID 10818099]) has product MICLITNGTGEMDFKKVPDLVKRLKAANIVLRILMIGMKDSGDELTTFEKEIRQSNIEELQNIERDYYPPDSDGRPDDMYMFAPYEEAYFYVSKPVVQPVGVLRQFKGVLRLGRPTEDSESVKHVIDEENTITIPVYGYPCTRRTRVPTAKSVIVKRKRPDDDGGESEDDEFNDRKVTVHFVRDYYVEKVKDENGEGEQNPDNRIILERQNLLKGYRFGSEIVTFDAETKKELSSIHLSNSPELSIYGFCSAKDVPRWYLMEASDYIVVSPEARKKDQLAMSAMILTLQLDDRVAIARYVAKPEKDAHMVLLSPYVDVDFQALILNILPFSQDYRKFQFPSLLEIKSKSGKILPPDNPQRINREPTTEMNDLMSHYIDEMDLEHAGEPDEDGEPTEYMTCEDTFNPVLHRLRNAIKVAGLTGAKNFVPPVWPELVKYSHPPAGRLDQLKPTTDRLSQLLDIKVVETKKSEKQKVKQEAEASKRVATDTDIKLEDLLS; this is encoded by the coding sequence atgATTTGTCTCATTACAAATGGGACGGGTGAGATGGATTTCAAGAAGGTTCCTGATTTGGTGAAGCGTCTGAAGGCCGCTAATATTGTCCTACGTATTTTGATGATTGGAATGAAAGATAGCGGAGATGAGCTGACTACatttgagaaagaaatcCGACAGTCCAACATTGAGGAATTGCAAAATATTGAGCGTGATTATTACCCACCTGACAGTGATGGTAGGCCCGACGATATGTATATGTTTGCACCCTACGAGGAGGCGTATTTTTACGTTAGTAAACCAGTGGTTCAGCCAGTTGGCGTACTAAGGCAATTCAAGGGAGTACTGCGGTTGGGAAGGCCCACTGAGGACTCAGAAAGCGTGAAACATGtcattgatgaagaaaacacAATAACCATTCCGGTGTATGGCTATCCATGCACCAGAAGAACGCGTGTTCCCACAGCGAAGTCTGTTATTGTCAAACGTAAAAGGCCTGATGATGACGGTGGTGAATCCGAAGACGACGAGTTTAATGATCGAAAAGTGACTGTGCACTTTGTTCGTGATTATTATGTTGAAAAAGTAAAAGATGAGAATGGAGAAGGGGAGCAAAATCCCGATAACAGAATCATTTTAGAACGGCAAAATCTACTTAAAGGCTATAGATTTGGGTCTGAAATTGTTACTTTCGATgctgaaacaaaaaaggAGTTGAGCAGTATCCATCTTTCAAACAGTCCAGAGCTTTCTATCTACGGATTTTGTAGCGCAAAAGATGTCCCTAGATGGTATTTGATGGAAGCATCAGATTATATCGTTGTAAGCCCTGAAGCACGCAAAAAAGATCAGCTCGCCATGTCAGCAATGATCCTGACGTTGCAGCTGGATGACCGTGTTGCCATTGCTCGATATGTGGCcaaaccagaaaaagaTGCACATATGGTGCTATTAAGTCCATACGTCGATGTTGACTTCCAAGCGCTTATTCTTAATATTCTACCATTTTCACAAGACTACCGGAAATTCCAGTTCCCAAGTTTGCTCGAAATTAAATCCAAGTCAGGTAAAATATTGCCACCTGATAATCCACAGCGTATTAACCGGGAGCCCACTACAGAGATGAACGATCTCATGAGCCATTATATTGATGAAATGGACTTGGAGCATGCCGGAGAACCAGACGAAGATGGAGAGCCAACCGAGTATATGACCTGTGAAGACACATTTAATCCAGTATTGCATAGACTGCGAAATGCCATCAAAGTGGCCGGATTAACTGGGGCAAAGAATTTTGTTCCTCCGGTGTGGCCAGAGCTGGTTAAGTACTCGCATCCACCAGCAGGGCGACTTGATCAACTCAAGCCCACGACAGACCGACTGAGCCAGCTCTTAGATATCAAAGTAGTGGAGACCAAGAAGAGCGAGAAACAAAAGGTCAAACAAGAGGCAGAAGCGTCCAAGCGGGTGGCTACCGACACTGACATCAAACTGGAAGACCTTCTCAGTTAG